In a single window of the Chiloscyllium punctatum isolate Juve2018m chromosome 25, sChiPun1.3, whole genome shotgun sequence genome:
- the nexmifb gene encoding neurite extension and migration factor isoform X1 — protein MFIEAQNMETAESCGAGKIMKSYNAADVAVTLSSFISPKENELGHRVLSLPTSKEACLLDPPSPLSLADVPEHTSNDSSTHAISLTSCVTKGVSYLSVPEDSDKAPFRYMEPKGISSLSDDCLMQQSRTCLGCFIESKESIDAEPGISMKIGDMNKDCDTCSVSDIGIQCMSTGESARYGDQLLSDQLLSFTVHKSRTTDKRDVEKSDSESEDITQKHYYEGLLLDKCNGEEALLSNPSQDWAYFESFISESKIELLDLCSKNELSVNLFAEEEVDNYMFDDESTLSSDVCSLKIRYESFQDNVREKTNVLQEEAQLSFFPNVISNCTKKEGKASMKINADASQIKSDEIDIWEEDDQSEERAGTQKYGSTVDVKLYTSSKRNHFFETNHSVEDSGDYSDDSCGTDSSYDTVKGNVDSIRYLSRQNVNCSGQLNYALRAKRKVRYSDDYLYDVDSIESEKISGKKEWPVDGPKKEDDDEWCPRKRRKSARRGPPVIIKYIIINRFKGQKDMRVKICKIDATQTSVSLTAEALGRYEKLAPLKEFWCQKQSKHLLSAPTERRKRLHLSSTVSNVFLSHPAKRKSKQIANRHRARRVRLELGPNKQIACSFDPVGTQRLTCADGEEVEFLNAQTVAIEIPSCANGLCSTNITSGTATMRSKSQGKFDNRMKEKGRLKRLKLKAEGKLKNTSKKIKMIGNDDIETMTNASEVDSAVAHQNSSGVLLTNAIHCVPDNPHLSKSCQAKAAAKNSTFSPATCSSDKPVPSANTASTVQVIPGGYLQTLLDASDSVSHTGLSYFPHHSVIASKPQNHFNPSTLAQSCVMSPPSESEQQQSPLYQEGKQSFEKLWHTKQEYSVIGRTPTILSTSMVGVASLSPESTNLSRTVDDNYQQIEIHSDELVLSKNYSHNQPLQSNTSYQSCIIEDGDGNFQLHRDSVAPDDTRLISFDSVGTLSASTNNFSSLSLKSCENDGEDDMSDDFLAHCSPKLVIQQSVDEVAPLKESTDLLDISNFTPDRFRQVTLSEISPPITPDLSPEIVGPEVKTSGKPKDFQDHAQTMLGDPNEMKWATASQAHDQSTETFILNNHQFQFHTFNNEDTIEMTETSPFEKQAGMLKLNNSNRGQKAKKRNTSSKHVGPNQSSVPKGAKKPRKPKAAKSTEKTQNRSNSRQNAGTSKNSKKSINATHAKRSDQMQLPTANGKSLDVLVNKTSISPCVQLLNESLPHRSPAAVRGRKQNGGGSTWPLSKRASAGWSGQTVANSNNLLVDDQREFEEPSNILSNIASGMAEVQRFMMASIEPIWNPGGHNIASGPCQSLEVNSLKWKTLNILGGTVSESKKKLNSSLPAKNRRATAKALSNKNPAKSTVPHIAAPTGPNNEFHFSSGMRGGIFDRSSDTSSIPASNGPIHKKMYRHKATLKLSGDEKSKVKRAEREQQHKNSPVTASLEKLSNIMASPLKHLQLNVDYGTSIITKTLTTNKFSTGSSLPKMLTSSAWQHASSLWGV, from the exons ATGTTTATCGAAGCACAGAACATGGAAACAGCAG AATCATGTGGTGCAGGGAAAATTATGAAGTCTTACAATGCAGCAGATGTTGCAGTTACCTTGTCATCTTTCATTTCACCAAAAGAAAATGAACTGGGCCACAGGGTGTTATCTTTACCAACTTCAAAAGAGGCCTGCCTGTTGGACCCACCCTCTCCTCTAAGTCTAGCTGATGTGCCTGAACATACTTCAAATGATTcctccacacatgccatttcccTTACATCTTGTGTTACAAAAGGTGTGAGTTATTTGTCTGTGCCAGAAGATTCTGACAAAGCCCCATTCAGGTATATGGAGCCCAAAGGCATTTCATCGCTGTCTGACGATTGTTTGATGCAGCAGAGCAGAACCTGTTTGGGCTGCTTCATTGAGTCAAAAGAAAGCATTGACGCAGAGCCTGGAATAAGCATGAAAATAGGTGACATGAACAAGGATTGTGACACCTGTTCGGTCTCCGATATTGGGATTCAGTGCATGAGTACAGGAGAAAGTGCAAGATATGGGGATCAGCTGCTTTCAGACCAACTGTTAAGCTTCACTGTGCACAAATCTAGGACTACAGACAAAAGAGATGTGGAGAAATCTGACAGTGAGTCGGAAGATATTACTCAAAAACATTACTATGAAGGATTACTGCTAGACAAATGCAATGGAGAAGAAGCTTTATTGTCGAATCCTAGCCAGGACTGGGCTTATTTTGAGTCTTTTATTAGTGAAAGCAAAATAGAACTGCTTGACCTATGCTCGAAAAATGAGCTTTCAGTCAATCTttttgcagaggaggaagtggacAATTATATGTTTGATGATGAGTCAACTCTCAGCAGCGATGTCTGCTCTTTAAAGATTAGGTACGAATCCTTTCAAGACAATGTCAGGGAAAAGACAAACGTGCTTCAGGAAGAAGCGCAATTAAGCTTTTTCCCCAATGTCATCTCGAACTGCACAAAAAAGGAAGGCAAAGCATCCATGAAAATCAATGCAGATGCATCACAAATCAAATCTGATGAGATTGACATCTGGGAGGAAGATGACCAATCGGAAGAGAGGGCAGGAACACAAAAATATGGTAGCACTGTGGATGTAAAGCTATATACAAGTTCTAAAAGAAACCATTTCTTTGAAACAAATCATTCTGTAGAAGACTCAGGAGACTACAGTGATGACAGCTGTGGAACAGATTCATCGTATGACACTGTCAAAGGCAATGTGGATAGCATTAGGTACCTTTCAAGGCAAAATGTCAATTGCTCTGGTCAACTAAATTATGCATTACGTGCCAAGAGGAAAGTACGGTATAGCGATGACTACTTGTACGATGTTGACTCCATAGAAAGTGAAAAGATTTCAGGAAAGAAAGAATGGCCAGTGGATGGTCCTAAGAAAGAAGATGATGATGAATGGTGTCCACGAAAGCGCCGAAAGTCAGCTCGGAGAGGGCCACCAGTTATTATTAAATACATAATTATTAATAGGTTCAAAGGTCAGAAGGATATGCGAGTTAAAATCTGTAAAATTGATGCCACCCAAACAAGTGTCAGTTTGACTGCTGAAGCACTAGGTAGATATGAAAAACTTGCACCTTTAAAGGAGTTTTGGTGCCAAAAACAATCAAAGCATCTGTTGTCAGCGCCTACTGAAAGAAGGAAGAGGCTGCATTTAAGTAGCACTGTGTCTAATGTGTTTCTTTCCCATCCTGCCAAGAGGAAAAGCAAACAAATTGCAAACAGGCACAGGGCACGTAGAGTTCGACTTGAACTGGGGCCCAACAAACAGATTGCATGTTCTTTTGATCCGGTTGGAACTCAGAGGCTGACCTGTGCTGATGGAGAAGAGGTGGAGTTTCTCAATGCCCAAACTGTTGCAATAGAAATCCCGAGCTGTGCGAATGGATTGTGTTCCACAAACATTACGTCAGGGACTGCTACAATGAGAAGCAAATCACAAGGAAAGTTTGACAACAGAATGAAGGAGAAAGGCAGACTAAAGAGACTGAAATTAAAAGCAGAAGGCAAACTGAAAAATACCAGCAAAAAGATCAAGATGATAGGAAATGATGACATTGAGACAATGACAAATGCAAGTGAGGTGGATTCAGCTGTAGCACATCAGAACAGTTCAGGTGTTCTACTGACTAATGCCATTCATTGTGTCCCAGACAACCCCCATTTATCTAAATCTTGCCAAGCAAAGGCTGCTGCTAAGAATTCTACTTTTTCACCAGCCACCTGCTCTTCTGACAAGCCTGTGCCATCTGCTAATACTGCGTCTACTGTGCAAGTAATCCCCGGGGGGTATTTACAGACACTGCTGGATGCATCCGATTCCGTAAGCCATACCGGGCTCTCCTACTTCCCACATCATTCTGTCATTGCTTCCAAGCCTCAGAATCATTTCAACCCTTCAACTCTCGCACAAAGTTGTGTCATGTCCCCTCCCTCTGAATCCGAACAGCAGCAGTCACCTCTTTACCAGGAGGGAAAACAAAGCTTTGAAAAGTTGTGGCATACAAAACAGGAGTACTCAGTCATTGGCAGAACACCTACCATCCTGTCGACTAGTATGGTTGGTGTTGCATCTCTATCCCCAGAAAGCACTAATCTCTCCAGAACCGTTGATGACAATTATCAACAAATAGAAATACACAGCGATGAACTTGTGCTCAGCAAGAATTATTCTCATAACCAGCCACTGCAGTCAAATACCAGCTATCAATCATGCATAATAGAAGACGGTGATGGTAATTTTCAGCTCCATCGAGATTCAGTAGCTCCGGATGACACCAGACTCATCAGTTTTGATTCAGTGGGTACTTTGTCAGCCAGCACCAATAATTTTAGCTCTTTAAGTTTGAAGTCATGTGAAAATGATGGTGAGGATGATATGAGTGATGATTTTTTGGCCCATTGTAGCCCCAAGCTCGTGATTCAACAAAGTGTTGATGAAGTGGCACCATTAAAGGAGTCTACTGACCTccttgacatctctaactttacTCCCGATCGATTCAGGCAGGTGACACTGTCTGAGATTTCCCCACCCATTACGCCTGACCTCTCACCTGAAATAGTAGGACCGGAGGTCAAAACGTCAGGCAAACCCAAAGACTTTCAGGACCATGCTCAAACAATGCTGGGAGACCCAAATGAAATGAAATGGGCTACAGCATCCCAGGCACACGATCAATCAACGGAGACATTTATTTTGAATAATCACCAATTTCAGTTTCATACCTTTAATAATGAAGATACCATTGAGATGACTGAAACCAGTCCATTTGAGAAACAAGCTGGCATGCTGAAGTTAAATAACAGTAATAGGGGACAAAAAGCGAAGAAGAGAAACACTTCTAGTAAACATGTGGGCCCAAACCAAAGCTCAGTTCCGAAAGGTGCAAAAAAACCAAGGAAGCCAAAAGCTGCTAAATCTACCGAGAAAACTCAAAACAGAAGTAATTCCCGTCAGAACGCTGGCACATCCAAAAATTCCAAAAAATCAATCAACGCAACACATGCTAAAAGGAGTGATCAGATGCAGCTACCTACAGCTAATGGCAAGTCACTGGATGTACTTGTTAACAAAACCAGCATCTCACCTTGTGTTCAGCTGCTGAATGAGAGCCTTCCACACCGCAGTCCTGCTGCTGTCCGAGGTAGAAAACAAAACGGGGGAGGTAGTACCTGGCCTTTGAGTAAAAGGGCCAGTGCTGGCTGGTCTGGGCAGACTGTTGCAAACAGTAATAATCTGTTAGTTGATGATCAGAGAGAGTTTGAAGAGCCCAGCAATATACTGTCTAATATTGCCTCTGGAATGGCTGAAGTTCAGCGTTTTATGATGGCTTCTATTGAACCAATCTGGAACCCTGGGGGACACAATATTGCCTCAGGTCCATGCCAGTCGCTTGAGGTAAATAGCCTGAAGTGGAAAACTTTGAATATTTTGGGTGGTACTGTGTCAGAATCCAAAAAGAAATTAAATAGTTCTTTGCCTGCTAAAAATCGGAGAGCGACAGCCAAGGCCTTAAGTAACAAAAATCCTGCAAAATCCACAGTTCCTCATATTGCTGCACCAACCGGTCCTAACAATGAATTTCATTTCAGTTCTGGCATGCGAGGTGGCATTTTTGACAGAAGCTCTGATACTTCAAGTATTCCTGCCAGTAACGGTCCCATCCATAAAAAAATGTACCGTCACAAAGCAACATTAAAATTGTCAGGGGATGAAAAGAGTAAGGTAAAGAGAGCAGAGCGTGAACAGCAGCACAAGAACTCACCTGTGACAGCCTCTCTTGAAAAACTGAG TAATATTATGGCAAGTCCCTTGAAGCACCTGCAGCTCAATGTGGATTATGGCACCTCAATCATTACCAAAACATTGACGACTAACAAATTCAGCACTGGTTCCAGTTTGCCAAAAATGCTTACCTCATCTGCTTGGCAACATGCAAGCTCGCTCTGGGGAGTCTAG
- the nexmifb gene encoding neurite extension and migration factor isoform X3, with protein MFIEAQNMETAESCGAGKIMKSYNAADVAVTLSSFISPKENELGHRVLSLPTSKEACLLDPPSPLSLADVPEHTSNDSSTHAISLTSCVTKGVSYLSVPEDSDKAPFRYMEPKGISSLSDDCLMQQSRTCLGCFIESKESIDAEPGISMKIGDMNKDCDTCSVSDIGIQCMSTGESARYGDQLLSDQLLSFTVHKSRTTDKRDVEKSDSESEDITQKHYYEGLLLDKCNGEEALLSNPSQDWAYFESFISESKIELLDLCSKNELSVNLFAEEEVDNYMFDDESTLSSDVCSLKIRYESFQDNVREKTNVLQEEAQLSFFPNVISNCTKKEGKASMKINADASQIKSDEIDIWEEDDQSEERAGTQKYGSTVDVKLYTSSKRNHFFETNHSVEDSGDYSDDSCGTDSSYDTVKGNVDSIRYLSRQNVNCSGQLNYALRAKRKVRYSDDYLYDVDSIESEKISGKKEWPVDGPKKEDDDEWCPRKRRKSARRGPPVIIKYIIINRFKGQKDMRVKICKIDATQTSVSLTAEALGRYEKLAPLKEFWCQKQSKHLLSAPTERRKRLHLSSTVSNVFLSHPAKRKSKQIANRHRARRVRLELGPNKQIACSFDPVGTQRLTCADGEEVEFLNAQTVAIEIPSCANGLCSTNITSGTATMRSKSQGKFDNRMKEKGRLKRLKLKAEGKLKNTSKKIKMIGNDDIETMTNASEVDSAVAHQNSSGVLLTNAIHCVPDNPHLSKSCQAKAAAKNSTFSPATCSSDKPVPSANTASTVQVIPGGYLQTLLDASDSVSHTGLSYFPHHSVIASKPQNHFNPSTLAQSCVMSPPSESEQQQSPLYQEGKQSFEKLWHTKQEYSVIGRTPTILSTSMVGVASLSPESTNLSRTVDDNYQQIEIHSDELVLSKNYSHNQPLQSNTSYQSCIIEDGDGNFQLHRDSVAPDDTRLISFDSVGTLSASTNNFSSLSLKSCENDGEDDMSDDFLAHCSPKLVIQQSVDEVAPLKESTDLLDISNFTPDRFRQVTLSEISPPITPDLSPEIVGPEVKTSGKPKDFQDHAQTMLGDPNEMKWATASQAHDQSTETFILNNHQFQFHTFNNEDTIEMTETSPFEKQAGMLKLNNSNRGQKAKKRNTSSKHVGPNQSSVPKGAKKPRKPKAAKSTEKTQNRSNSRQNAGTSKNSKKSINATHAKRSDQMQLPTANGKSLDVLVNKTSISPCVQLLNESLPHRSPAAVRGRKQNGGGSTWPLSKRASAGWSGQTVANSNNLLVDDQREFEEPSNILSNIASGMAEVQRFMMASIEPIWNPGGHNIASGPCQSLE; from the exons ATGTTTATCGAAGCACAGAACATGGAAACAGCAG AATCATGTGGTGCAGGGAAAATTATGAAGTCTTACAATGCAGCAGATGTTGCAGTTACCTTGTCATCTTTCATTTCACCAAAAGAAAATGAACTGGGCCACAGGGTGTTATCTTTACCAACTTCAAAAGAGGCCTGCCTGTTGGACCCACCCTCTCCTCTAAGTCTAGCTGATGTGCCTGAACATACTTCAAATGATTcctccacacatgccatttcccTTACATCTTGTGTTACAAAAGGTGTGAGTTATTTGTCTGTGCCAGAAGATTCTGACAAAGCCCCATTCAGGTATATGGAGCCCAAAGGCATTTCATCGCTGTCTGACGATTGTTTGATGCAGCAGAGCAGAACCTGTTTGGGCTGCTTCATTGAGTCAAAAGAAAGCATTGACGCAGAGCCTGGAATAAGCATGAAAATAGGTGACATGAACAAGGATTGTGACACCTGTTCGGTCTCCGATATTGGGATTCAGTGCATGAGTACAGGAGAAAGTGCAAGATATGGGGATCAGCTGCTTTCAGACCAACTGTTAAGCTTCACTGTGCACAAATCTAGGACTACAGACAAAAGAGATGTGGAGAAATCTGACAGTGAGTCGGAAGATATTACTCAAAAACATTACTATGAAGGATTACTGCTAGACAAATGCAATGGAGAAGAAGCTTTATTGTCGAATCCTAGCCAGGACTGGGCTTATTTTGAGTCTTTTATTAGTGAAAGCAAAATAGAACTGCTTGACCTATGCTCGAAAAATGAGCTTTCAGTCAATCTttttgcagaggaggaagtggacAATTATATGTTTGATGATGAGTCAACTCTCAGCAGCGATGTCTGCTCTTTAAAGATTAGGTACGAATCCTTTCAAGACAATGTCAGGGAAAAGACAAACGTGCTTCAGGAAGAAGCGCAATTAAGCTTTTTCCCCAATGTCATCTCGAACTGCACAAAAAAGGAAGGCAAAGCATCCATGAAAATCAATGCAGATGCATCACAAATCAAATCTGATGAGATTGACATCTGGGAGGAAGATGACCAATCGGAAGAGAGGGCAGGAACACAAAAATATGGTAGCACTGTGGATGTAAAGCTATATACAAGTTCTAAAAGAAACCATTTCTTTGAAACAAATCATTCTGTAGAAGACTCAGGAGACTACAGTGATGACAGCTGTGGAACAGATTCATCGTATGACACTGTCAAAGGCAATGTGGATAGCATTAGGTACCTTTCAAGGCAAAATGTCAATTGCTCTGGTCAACTAAATTATGCATTACGTGCCAAGAGGAAAGTACGGTATAGCGATGACTACTTGTACGATGTTGACTCCATAGAAAGTGAAAAGATTTCAGGAAAGAAAGAATGGCCAGTGGATGGTCCTAAGAAAGAAGATGATGATGAATGGTGTCCACGAAAGCGCCGAAAGTCAGCTCGGAGAGGGCCACCAGTTATTATTAAATACATAATTATTAATAGGTTCAAAGGTCAGAAGGATATGCGAGTTAAAATCTGTAAAATTGATGCCACCCAAACAAGTGTCAGTTTGACTGCTGAAGCACTAGGTAGATATGAAAAACTTGCACCTTTAAAGGAGTTTTGGTGCCAAAAACAATCAAAGCATCTGTTGTCAGCGCCTACTGAAAGAAGGAAGAGGCTGCATTTAAGTAGCACTGTGTCTAATGTGTTTCTTTCCCATCCTGCCAAGAGGAAAAGCAAACAAATTGCAAACAGGCACAGGGCACGTAGAGTTCGACTTGAACTGGGGCCCAACAAACAGATTGCATGTTCTTTTGATCCGGTTGGAACTCAGAGGCTGACCTGTGCTGATGGAGAAGAGGTGGAGTTTCTCAATGCCCAAACTGTTGCAATAGAAATCCCGAGCTGTGCGAATGGATTGTGTTCCACAAACATTACGTCAGGGACTGCTACAATGAGAAGCAAATCACAAGGAAAGTTTGACAACAGAATGAAGGAGAAAGGCAGACTAAAGAGACTGAAATTAAAAGCAGAAGGCAAACTGAAAAATACCAGCAAAAAGATCAAGATGATAGGAAATGATGACATTGAGACAATGACAAATGCAAGTGAGGTGGATTCAGCTGTAGCACATCAGAACAGTTCAGGTGTTCTACTGACTAATGCCATTCATTGTGTCCCAGACAACCCCCATTTATCTAAATCTTGCCAAGCAAAGGCTGCTGCTAAGAATTCTACTTTTTCACCAGCCACCTGCTCTTCTGACAAGCCTGTGCCATCTGCTAATACTGCGTCTACTGTGCAAGTAATCCCCGGGGGGTATTTACAGACACTGCTGGATGCATCCGATTCCGTAAGCCATACCGGGCTCTCCTACTTCCCACATCATTCTGTCATTGCTTCCAAGCCTCAGAATCATTTCAACCCTTCAACTCTCGCACAAAGTTGTGTCATGTCCCCTCCCTCTGAATCCGAACAGCAGCAGTCACCTCTTTACCAGGAGGGAAAACAAAGCTTTGAAAAGTTGTGGCATACAAAACAGGAGTACTCAGTCATTGGCAGAACACCTACCATCCTGTCGACTAGTATGGTTGGTGTTGCATCTCTATCCCCAGAAAGCACTAATCTCTCCAGAACCGTTGATGACAATTATCAACAAATAGAAATACACAGCGATGAACTTGTGCTCAGCAAGAATTATTCTCATAACCAGCCACTGCAGTCAAATACCAGCTATCAATCATGCATAATAGAAGACGGTGATGGTAATTTTCAGCTCCATCGAGATTCAGTAGCTCCGGATGACACCAGACTCATCAGTTTTGATTCAGTGGGTACTTTGTCAGCCAGCACCAATAATTTTAGCTCTTTAAGTTTGAAGTCATGTGAAAATGATGGTGAGGATGATATGAGTGATGATTTTTTGGCCCATTGTAGCCCCAAGCTCGTGATTCAACAAAGTGTTGATGAAGTGGCACCATTAAAGGAGTCTACTGACCTccttgacatctctaactttacTCCCGATCGATTCAGGCAGGTGACACTGTCTGAGATTTCCCCACCCATTACGCCTGACCTCTCACCTGAAATAGTAGGACCGGAGGTCAAAACGTCAGGCAAACCCAAAGACTTTCAGGACCATGCTCAAACAATGCTGGGAGACCCAAATGAAATGAAATGGGCTACAGCATCCCAGGCACACGATCAATCAACGGAGACATTTATTTTGAATAATCACCAATTTCAGTTTCATACCTTTAATAATGAAGATACCATTGAGATGACTGAAACCAGTCCATTTGAGAAACAAGCTGGCATGCTGAAGTTAAATAACAGTAATAGGGGACAAAAAGCGAAGAAGAGAAACACTTCTAGTAAACATGTGGGCCCAAACCAAAGCTCAGTTCCGAAAGGTGCAAAAAAACCAAGGAAGCCAAAAGCTGCTAAATCTACCGAGAAAACTCAAAACAGAAGTAATTCCCGTCAGAACGCTGGCACATCCAAAAATTCCAAAAAATCAATCAACGCAACACATGCTAAAAGGAGTGATCAGATGCAGCTACCTACAGCTAATGGCAAGTCACTGGATGTACTTGTTAACAAAACCAGCATCTCACCTTGTGTTCAGCTGCTGAATGAGAGCCTTCCACACCGCAGTCCTGCTGCTGTCCGAGGTAGAAAACAAAACGGGGGAGGTAGTACCTGGCCTTTGAGTAAAAGGGCCAGTGCTGGCTGGTCTGGGCAGACTGTTGCAAACAGTAATAATCTGTTAGTTGATGATCAGAGAGAGTTTGAAGAGCCCAGCAATATACTGTCTAATATTGCCTCTGGAATGGCTGAAGTTCAGCGTTTTATGATGGCTTCTATTGAACCAATCTGGAACCCTGGGGGACACAATATTGCCTCAGGTCCATGCCAGTCGCTTGAG TAA